The following coding sequences lie in one Eleginops maclovinus isolate JMC-PN-2008 ecotype Puerto Natales chromosome 21, JC_Emac_rtc_rv5, whole genome shotgun sequence genomic window:
- the gdap1 gene encoding ganglioside-induced differentiation-associated protein 1: protein MASENTPETQEETASLIEKLPEQDGQEDCSTVAEQRESKLTLYHWTQSFNSQKVRLAIAEKGLRCEEYDVSLPLSEHNEPWFMHLNPTGEVPVLAHKDNVLCDPTHIMDYLEHTFTDGSTPRLIPEEGSAYFIRVQHYRELLDSLQMDAYTHGCILHPEITVDSHIPAYAATCIRTQIGNTQSELKKLAEQNPDLKDAYVAKQRRIKSKLLDHDNMKYLKKLLDELEGVMDQVETELQRRVEETPEEGGPSWLCGDFFSMADVSLAVTLHRLKFLGLSRRFWGSGTRGNLETYYERVVQRPAFRRVLGHVNNILISAVLPVAFRVARKNAPVILGTTLLIGVLGGGAYLAFLYMKRRLTVSF from the exons ATGGCGTCTGAAAACACTCCTGAAACCCAAGAGGAGACAGCCTCTCTGATAGAGAAGCTTCCAGAGCAGGATGGACAGGAGGACTGTTCCACAGTGGCCGAGCAAAGGGAGTCCAAGCTCACTCTGTACCACTGGACCCAGTCCTTCAACTCTCAGAAG GTGCGTCTGGCCATCGCAGAGAAGGGTCTACGCTGTGAGGAGTACGATGTGAGTCTGCCGCTCAGCGAGCACAACGAGCCGTGGTTCATGCACCTGAACCCGACCGGAGAGGTGCCGGTGCTCGCGCACAAAGACAACGTCCTCTGTGACCCGACGCACATCATGGACTACCTGGAGCACACCTTTACTGACG gaagCACCCCCCGGCTGATCCCTGAGGAGGGCAGTGCGTACTTCATCAGGGTGCAGCACTACAGGGAGCTGCTGGACTCCCTGCAGATGGATGCCTACACCCACGGCTGCATCCTCCACCCGGAGATCACCGTGGACTCACACATACCGGCCTACGCTGCCACGTGCATACGAA cacaGATTGGGAACACTCAGTCTGAGCTGAAGAAACTGGCGGAGCAGAACCCGGACCTCAAAGACGCTTACGTAGCAAAACAAAGGCGCATAAAA TCGAAGCTGTTGGACCATGACAACATGAAGTACCTGAAGAAGCTTCTGGACGAGCTGGAGGGGGTGATGGACCAGGTGGAGACGGAGCTGCAGAGACGGGTGGAGGAGACGCCAG AGGAAGGCGGTCCATCGTGGCTGTGCGGAGACTTCTTCAGCATGGCTGACGTCTCTCTGGCGGTCACCCTGCACCGCCTCAAGTTCCTGGGTCTGTCCCGGCGGTTTTGGGGCAGCGGGACCCGGGGGAACCTGGAGACGTACTACGAGCGGGTGGTGCAGCGCCCGGCTTTCAGGAGGGTGCTCGGCCACGTCAACAACATCCTGATCTCCGCCGTGCTTCCCGTGGCGTTCCGCGTGGCGAGGAAGAATGCTCCGGTGATCCTCGGCACCACGCTGCTCATCGGGGTCCTGGGAGGGGGGGCGTACCTTGCCTTCCTCTACATGAAGAGGAGGCTGACGGTGTCCTTCTGA